A single Desulfobacterales bacterium DNA region contains:
- a CDS encoding DNA-binding protein encodes MQVVEKKLGRIFQITIDDGEDFYGELNRFVKEKNIRAGSVFVFGAMHTVDMISGFRSLEGYDVDRRHFEDRRELVGLGNISWPERPPAALEDASWEEPRPFVHIHMALSGGAGKNEDVLVGHLSGADVQKAFVEIYEFV; translated from the coding sequence AAACTCGGACGCATTTTCCAGATCACCATCGACGACGGCGAAGATTTTTATGGAGAACTGAACCGGTTCGTAAAAGAGAAAAATATCAGGGCCGGGTCCGTGTTTGTTTTCGGAGCGATGCATACGGTCGATATGATCTCCGGATTCCGCAGCCTGGAAGGATATGATGTCGACCGCCGGCACTTTGAGGACCGGCGTGAACTGGTGGGTCTGGGAAACATTTCCTGGCCCGAACGGCCGCCGGCCGCATTAGAGGATGCTTCCTGGGAGGAGCCGCGCCCCTTTGTTCATATCCACATGGCCCTTAGCGGCGGCGCCGGAAAAAATGAAGATGTCCTGGTGGGACACTTAAGCGGGGCGGACGTTCAAAAGGCTTTTGTGGAAATTTATGAATTTGTCTAA